A window of the Microbacterium sp. LWH13-1.2 genome harbors these coding sequences:
- a CDS encoding lamin tail domain-containing protein: protein MSRLHSAAAVTTVCALSAAALLAVPLAATGAESGVRINEVESSGGVPGDWIEFVNTSAVAVDLSGYVVKDNGEDESYTFPDGTIVEPGAYLVIDEGAAGVGDFAFGLGKEDQVRLFDPSAVLVDETSWAAHAAATWGARDVEGAVEWADTSEPTKGAVNVFAVDNPLGGSIVINEVDSQPADWVEFHNAGDAPLDISGYEIRDNSDDHRWQFLPGTEIAAGEFLVVAEGSIGLVDGIETAFRDPIGIGSADRIRLFDDTGLLVDDTLPWSGHAAIDGDVIAATLARCPDGQGAFVLAYSTPGAANACVMPDVLINEIESNGDTTDWVEVVNTGSTPVDLSGWTVMDGDPVGHAAETTPLPAGTVLAPGAYLVFDQPTDFVFGLGNGDTVTLRDANLNVVDEHVYAAHAAGVLARCADGSGDFVDIGVSTKGLRNACGNPVRINEVESDGGSPGDWIELVNPTASALDVSGVVVKDDDDTHSHVIPAGTSIAAGGYLVIEGADLGFGLGDGDSVRVFDGDLLIDSTTWGAGHAATTWGRCPDVTGAFAVTAESTKGAANLCAGEIAVSPWPGSADVRVLDTVPTFLEDSSGLDVQETADGTFLWAVDNGEGRIWKLEAHADGSFTQIDGWESGKRVRFQKDAANPGAAGPDTEGITVDGAGSVYVASERDNSAKGVNQNTVLKVDPEAASGDLVAQQEWDLTTLLPAVGANLGMEAVQWVPDSALDGALFDTNTGAAYDSTDYAGHGGGLFFVAVEDNGHVYAFALGADGTATLVSEIAPGLAGVMALDYDSVLDVLWAVCDDGCHGQSAQITLNGTAQPGIAHFARPAGMPDINNEGFATAPASLSVDGQRPVWWFADGFASEALRVGSLPGATEENPGGTPGGTPGAQNPPLPGTALSDANRNGVTVNPAVAARGSQVTVTAGGGVAGDRITVWMYSDPVQLASGAASASGALTVTIPTDAALGAHRIAVYSAAGELIGWADIRITDPSGLAATGAAVPVAVIALALMLLIAGALIVRRRRGTV, encoded by the coding sequence ATGTCCCGCCTGCACTCCGCGGCTGCGGTCACGACGGTCTGCGCACTCAGCGCCGCCGCCCTGCTCGCCGTTCCGCTCGCCGCCACCGGCGCCGAATCCGGTGTCCGCATCAACGAAGTCGAATCCAGCGGGGGAGTGCCCGGCGACTGGATCGAGTTCGTCAACACGTCGGCCGTGGCCGTCGATCTGAGCGGCTACGTCGTCAAGGACAACGGCGAGGACGAGTCGTACACGTTCCCCGACGGCACGATCGTCGAGCCTGGCGCCTATCTCGTGATCGACGAAGGGGCTGCGGGCGTCGGCGACTTCGCCTTCGGACTCGGCAAGGAAGACCAGGTGCGTCTGTTCGACCCGAGCGCCGTGCTCGTCGACGAGACGTCGTGGGCGGCTCACGCTGCAGCGACCTGGGGTGCCCGCGACGTCGAGGGCGCCGTGGAATGGGCGGACACCTCCGAGCCCACGAAGGGCGCCGTCAACGTCTTCGCTGTCGATAACCCTCTGGGCGGCAGCATCGTCATCAACGAGGTCGACTCGCAGCCGGCCGACTGGGTCGAGTTCCACAACGCGGGCGATGCTCCTCTCGACATCTCGGGCTACGAGATCCGCGACAACTCCGACGACCACCGTTGGCAGTTCCTGCCGGGAACGGAGATCGCCGCGGGCGAGTTCCTCGTCGTCGCGGAAGGTTCGATCGGGCTCGTCGACGGCATCGAGACCGCGTTCCGCGATCCGATCGGCATCGGCAGCGCCGACCGCATCCGCCTCTTCGACGACACAGGACTCCTGGTCGACGACACGCTCCCGTGGAGCGGCCATGCCGCGATCGACGGCGACGTCATCGCCGCGACTCTCGCGCGCTGCCCCGACGGCCAGGGCGCCTTCGTGCTCGCCTATTCGACTCCGGGGGCGGCGAACGCGTGCGTCATGCCCGACGTCCTGATCAACGAGATCGAGTCCAACGGCGACACGACCGACTGGGTCGAGGTCGTCAACACGGGCAGCACCCCGGTCGACCTCTCGGGCTGGACCGTGATGGACGGCGACCCCGTGGGCCATGCAGCAGAGACCACGCCGCTACCCGCGGGAACGGTGCTCGCACCCGGCGCGTATCTCGTCTTCGACCAGCCGACCGATTTCGTGTTCGGTCTGGGCAACGGCGATACGGTCACGCTGCGCGATGCGAACCTCAACGTCGTCGACGAGCACGTGTACGCGGCACATGCGGCCGGCGTGCTCGCCCGCTGTGCGGACGGCAGCGGCGACTTCGTCGACATCGGAGTCTCGACCAAGGGCCTGCGCAACGCATGCGGCAATCCGGTGCGCATCAACGAGGTCGAGTCAGACGGCGGCTCACCGGGCGACTGGATCGAACTGGTCAACCCGACAGCATCCGCTCTCGACGTCTCGGGCGTCGTCGTGAAGGACGACGACGACACCCACTCGCACGTCATCCCGGCAGGGACCTCGATCGCAGCCGGCGGATACCTCGTCATCGAGGGCGCCGACCTCGGCTTCGGCCTCGGGGACGGCGACTCGGTGCGCGTCTTCGACGGTGACCTCCTCATCGACTCCACCACCTGGGGCGCAGGGCACGCGGCGACCACGTGGGGTCGCTGCCCTGACGTCACCGGCGCCTTCGCCGTCACCGCCGAGAGCACCAAGGGCGCGGCGAACCTCTGCGCCGGCGAGATCGCCGTCTCGCCGTGGCCGGGTTCTGCCGACGTCCGCGTGCTCGACACCGTTCCGACGTTCCTCGAGGACAGCTCGGGTCTCGACGTGCAGGAGACCGCTGACGGCACGTTCCTCTGGGCCGTCGACAACGGCGAGGGGCGCATCTGGAAGCTCGAGGCCCACGCCGACGGCTCGTTCACGCAGATCGACGGCTGGGAATCGGGCAAGCGCGTGCGATTCCAGAAGGATGCCGCGAACCCGGGTGCGGCGGGTCCCGACACCGAGGGCATCACGGTCGACGGCGCCGGCTCGGTCTACGTCGCTTCGGAGCGCGACAACAGCGCCAAGGGCGTGAACCAGAACACGGTGCTCAAGGTCGACCCCGAGGCCGCGTCCGGTGACCTCGTCGCGCAGCAGGAGTGGGATCTTACGACGCTGCTGCCCGCCGTGGGGGCGAACCTCGGCATGGAGGCCGTGCAGTGGGTGCCCGACAGTGCGCTCGACGGCGCGCTCTTCGACACCAACACCGGAGCGGCCTATGACTCGACGGACTACGCCGGTCACGGCGGCGGCCTGTTCTTCGTCGCGGTCGAGGACAACGGTCATGTCTACGCCTTCGCGCTCGGCGCGGACGGCACGGCGACGCTGGTGTCGGAGATCGCGCCGGGTCTCGCAGGGGTCATGGCGCTCGACTACGACAGCGTCCTCGACGTGCTGTGGGCCGTGTGCGACGACGGTTGCCACGGGCAGTCGGCGCAGATCACGCTGAACGGCACCGCACAGCCGGGGATCGCGCACTTCGCGCGCCCCGCAGGCATGCCCGACATCAACAACGAGGGCTTCGCCACTGCTCCGGCTTCACTGTCGGTCGACGGCCAGCGTCCCGTGTGGTGGTTCGCCGACGGCTTCGCCTCTGAGGCATTGCGAGTCGGGAGCCTTCCGGGCGCGACGGAGGAGAACCCGGGTGGGACCCCGGGAGGTACCCCCGGCGCTCAGAACCCTCCGCTTCCCGGCACGGCTCTCAGCGACGCCAACCGCAACGGCGTCACGGTGAACCCGGCGGTCGCGGCACGCGGCTCGCAGGTGACGGTGACGGCTGGCGGCGGCGTCGCCGGTGACCGGATCACGGTCTGGATGTACTCCGACCCCGTGCAGCTGGCCTCCGGTGCCGCGTCCGCGTCCGGTGCACTCACGGTGACTATTCCGACGGATGCCGCCCTCGGCGCCCACCGGATCGCGGTGTACTCGGCAGCCGGCGAGCTGATCGGATGGGCGGACATCCGCATCACGGACCCGAGCGGACTCGCCGCGACGGGCGCCGCGGTGCCCGTCGCCGTCATCGCGCTGGCTCTGATGCTGCTCATCGCCGGTGCGCTGATCGTCCGTCGGCGCCGCGGCACAGTCTGA
- a CDS encoding WXG100 family type VII secretion target: MDLKVDPDRLAEAAASCAASAASIVESLDSLAGTSQDLRSRWEGEAQNAYTRRSSALDSQWRLHAGTLRLSAERAARLAEEYRQADSDGARAVLGF; this comes from the coding sequence ATGGATCTCAAGGTCGACCCCGACCGGCTCGCCGAAGCGGCCGCGAGCTGCGCAGCGTCCGCCGCCTCGATCGTCGAATCGCTCGACTCCCTCGCAGGCACTTCGCAGGACCTCCGCAGCCGCTGGGAGGGCGAGGCCCAGAACGCGTACACACGGCGTTCTTCGGCGCTCGACTCGCAGTGGCGCCTGCACGCGGGCACCCTGCGTCTCTCCGCCGAACGTGCCGCACGCCTCGCCGAGGAGTACCGCCAGGCGGACTCCGACGGCGCCCGCGCCGTGCTCGGCTTCTGA
- a CDS encoding YbaB/EbfC family nucleoid-associated protein, which produces MDDSTSGIDEGFAAARKQLDDINRQAQQNQARAQALATDVETLVESARSPRGEVTVRAKVGGKLAGLEFGPAAEALTLQALAQVTLETIAQAQHNAMSTLADRSAELFGEDSDIATSLKSDARRGYPSPGLER; this is translated from the coding sequence ATGGACGACAGCACATCCGGCATCGACGAGGGTTTCGCGGCCGCCCGCAAGCAGCTCGACGACATCAACCGGCAGGCGCAGCAGAACCAGGCACGCGCTCAGGCACTGGCGACCGATGTCGAGACGCTCGTCGAGTCGGCACGCAGCCCGCGAGGCGAGGTCACCGTCCGTGCCAAGGTCGGCGGAAAGCTCGCCGGTCTCGAGTTCGGTCCCGCCGCCGAGGCGCTCACGCTCCAGGCTCTGGCCCAGGTGACGCTCGAGACGATCGCGCAGGCGCAGCACAACGCGATGTCGACGCTCGCCGATCGCAGCGCGGAGCTGTTCGGCGAGGATTCCGACATCGCGACGAGCCTGAAGTCGGATGCGCGCCGCGGGTACCCGTCCCCCGGACTGGAGCGCTGA
- a CDS encoding UvrD-helicase domain-containing protein: MTEAPLIVPGSVGPRPAGEQGQDDLLAGLNPQQLEAVTYRGPALLIVAGAGSGKTSVLTRRIASLLRSREAWPSQILAITFTNKAAGEMRERVEAIIGDAARGMWISTFHSACVRILRREAQQFGFTKSFTIYDSGDSRALLKRLVKEHEADAYGLTPASVQSRISKLKNELSDADAYACQANMSDPAERIFVELFADYQRQLQKANAFDFDDLIGQTVYLFRAFPQVADTYRRRFRHILVDEYQDTNHAQYALIHELTRPVSGDAPDPYASNGMMIFEPETTPELAGASLTVVGDSDQSIYAFRGADIRNISEFERDFPGARVVLLEQNYRSTQNILSAANSVIGNNFDRKDKKLWSDKGAGDMIVGFTGYSQHDEAQFVADEVEALRRSGMPYSEMAVFYRTNSQSRALEEIFIRSAVPYKIMGGTKFYDRAEIKDALAYLVAVANPADEMAVRRILNKPKRGIGDVSETAIARFAEEHGITFRQALSVPEQLGFGPKIQAGIAQLDAVLAEATEIMLPASGEVPAPTTVADGLNVLLSKSGYLDALRASRDPQDEARVENLDEFVAVARDFARNNPDGTLVDFLTEVALVSDADDLDDESGSVSMMTMHTAKGLEYDAVFVTGVEEDLIPHRISAGEPGGPQEERRLFYVGITRARKRLHLSLAMTRAQFGEVSVAMPSRFLQEIPAGLIDWRQSPGDVNSRGGMQSRALNARRAGGFGGSGSGSGAGDRFAVKQLPGRDSLKPLSTAMDKFPNRVTAKMRDNGDLELAAGDRIRHSDFGEGRVDAVTGEGAKRIAHVRFDSAGQKKLLIKVAPIEKI; the protein is encoded by the coding sequence ATGACCGAAGCCCCCCTCATCGTCCCCGGATCCGTCGGCCCTCGCCCCGCAGGGGAGCAGGGGCAGGACGACCTCCTCGCCGGCCTCAACCCTCAGCAGCTCGAGGCTGTGACCTATCGCGGCCCCGCGCTTCTCATCGTCGCGGGAGCAGGGTCGGGCAAGACGAGCGTGCTCACCCGCCGCATCGCCTCGCTGCTGCGGTCACGCGAGGCCTGGCCGAGCCAGATCCTCGCCATCACCTTCACGAACAAGGCTGCGGGAGAGATGCGCGAGCGCGTCGAGGCGATCATCGGCGACGCGGCCAGGGGCATGTGGATCTCCACCTTCCACTCCGCCTGCGTGCGCATCCTGCGGCGAGAGGCCCAACAGTTCGGGTTCACGAAATCGTTCACGATCTACGACTCCGGCGACTCGCGCGCGCTGCTCAAGCGCCTCGTCAAGGAGCACGAGGCAGATGCCTACGGGTTGACCCCCGCATCCGTGCAGTCCCGCATCTCGAAGCTCAAGAACGAGCTGTCGGATGCCGACGCCTATGCGTGCCAGGCCAACATGAGCGACCCGGCGGAGCGGATCTTCGTCGAGCTGTTCGCCGACTACCAGCGACAGCTGCAGAAGGCCAACGCGTTCGACTTCGACGACCTCATCGGGCAGACGGTGTACCTGTTCCGTGCATTCCCGCAGGTCGCCGACACGTATCGCCGGCGCTTCCGTCACATCCTGGTCGACGAGTACCAGGACACCAACCACGCCCAGTACGCGCTCATCCACGAGCTCACCCGGCCGGTGTCCGGCGACGCCCCCGACCCTTATGCCTCGAACGGCATGATGATCTTCGAACCCGAAACCACGCCCGAGCTCGCGGGCGCGTCGCTCACCGTGGTCGGAGACTCCGATCAGTCGATCTACGCCTTCCGCGGCGCCGACATCCGCAACATCAGCGAGTTCGAGCGGGACTTCCCCGGCGCGCGCGTCGTGCTCCTCGAGCAGAACTACCGTTCGACCCAGAACATCCTGTCGGCCGCGAACTCGGTGATCGGCAACAACTTCGACCGCAAAGACAAGAAGCTCTGGAGCGACAAGGGCGCCGGCGACATGATCGTCGGCTTCACCGGATACTCGCAGCACGACGAGGCCCAGTTCGTCGCCGACGAGGTCGAGGCGCTGCGTCGTTCGGGCATGCCGTACTCAGAGATGGCCGTCTTCTATCGCACCAACTCGCAGTCCCGCGCGCTGGAGGAGATCTTCATCCGCTCGGCCGTGCCCTACAAGATCATGGGCGGCACCAAGTTCTACGATCGCGCCGAGATCAAGGATGCACTCGCCTACCTCGTCGCGGTGGCGAACCCCGCAGACGAGATGGCTGTGCGGCGCATCCTCAACAAGCCGAAACGCGGTATCGGCGACGTCAGCGAGACCGCGATCGCGCGCTTCGCCGAGGAGCACGGCATCACGTTCCGTCAGGCTCTGTCGGTGCCCGAGCAGCTCGGCTTCGGCCCGAAGATCCAGGCCGGGATCGCTCAGCTCGACGCGGTGCTCGCCGAGGCGACCGAGATCATGCTCCCCGCCTCCGGCGAGGTGCCTGCCCCGACGACGGTCGCCGACGGGCTGAACGTCCTTCTGTCCAAGAGCGGGTACCTCGACGCACTGCGCGCGAGCCGTGACCCTCAGGATGAGGCCAGGGTCGAGAACCTCGACGAGTTCGTCGCCGTCGCGCGCGACTTCGCTCGCAACAACCCCGACGGCACGCTCGTCGACTTCCTCACCGAGGTCGCCCTCGTCTCGGACGCCGACGACCTCGACGACGAGTCCGGGTCGGTCTCGATGATGACGATGCACACGGCGAAGGGTCTCGAGTACGACGCCGTCTTCGTCACGGGTGTCGAAGAAGATCTCATCCCGCACCGCATCTCGGCCGGGGAGCCCGGCGGCCCGCAGGAGGAGCGGCGACTCTTCTACGTGGGAATCACGCGTGCGCGCAAGCGCCTGCACCTCTCTCTTGCGATGACCCGCGCGCAGTTCGGCGAGGTCTCGGTCGCGATGCCCAGCCGCTTCCTGCAGGAGATCCCCGCGGGGCTCATCGACTGGCGCCAGTCGCCGGGTGATGTGAACTCGCGCGGAGGGATGCAGTCGCGTGCGCTCAACGCACGTCGGGCCGGCGGCTTCGGCGGTTCGGGCTCCGGCTCCGGTGCGGGCGACCGTTTCGCGGTCAAGCAGCTGCCGGGTCGCGACTCGCTCAAGCCGCTGTCGACCGCGATGGACAAGTTCCCCAACCGGGTGACGGCGAAGATGCGAGACAACGGCGACCTCGAGCTGGCCGCGGGCGATCGCATCCGTCACTCCGACTTCGGCGAGGGACGGGTCGACGCGGTCACGGGCGAGGGCGCGAAGCGCATCGCGCATGTGCGCTTCGATTCGGCCGGACAGAAGAAGCTCCTGATCAAGGTCGCGCCGATCGAGAAGATCTGA
- a CDS encoding SseB family protein, translating to MALFSRRKKSADDVVADQIETQTETDESAVDAPEEAEAASEVTEAAPTIGISVQAFRGVGAQAGPEVALPDPDAAPASPAATATPAPAAPAAAPAPEAERRLPLAPALPPEQTETVAGMKDNVLLRESLKQVEQGATNDQLLGVLRQALQGHLYIRVNGDARAQISEGKPLAVAVVRDGDRQFMLAFSSAAAVRDSVQLEKDPTATSAVAQPTTSVLQQVVSGEFAGLIVDNASAPHRVVFPTELLQKALEQADVDMTVKSIVAAPREQDTAAKLGEALATKRMWVAVNEGNPNGQVGIAEAQTPDGKRFLQLFSHPLEVLALGRGDRPLPFEPEQLAKLLSSHIDMAGVVVDPAGPTMVVERDALTSVLILAVDLDA from the coding sequence ATGGCCCTGTTCTCCCGCCGCAAGAAGTCCGCTGACGACGTCGTCGCCGACCAGATCGAGACCCAGACAGAGACCGACGAGTCTGCCGTCGACGCTCCCGAAGAGGCAGAAGCAGCCTCTGAGGTGACCGAGGCCGCCCCGACCATCGGAATCTCCGTGCAGGCGTTCCGCGGTGTGGGAGCCCAGGCAGGCCCCGAGGTCGCGCTCCCCGACCCCGACGCGGCCCCCGCGTCTCCGGCGGCCACCGCCACTCCGGCCCCGGCAGCACCCGCAGCCGCACCCGCTCCCGAAGCCGAACGCCGTCTTCCGCTGGCCCCCGCGCTGCCGCCCGAGCAGACCGAGACGGTCGCGGGCATGAAGGACAACGTCCTCCTCCGCGAATCGCTCAAGCAGGTCGAGCAGGGTGCCACGAACGATCAGCTCCTCGGGGTGCTGCGCCAGGCACTGCAGGGGCACCTGTACATCCGGGTGAACGGCGACGCACGTGCCCAGATCAGCGAAGGCAAGCCCCTGGCCGTCGCCGTGGTCCGTGACGGCGACCGTCAGTTCATGCTCGCATTCAGCTCGGCCGCCGCTGTGCGCGACTCGGTGCAGCTCGAGAAGGACCCGACCGCGACGTCCGCCGTCGCCCAGCCGACGACCTCGGTGCTGCAGCAGGTCGTCTCGGGCGAGTTCGCGGGGCTCATCGTCGACAACGCCTCGGCTCCGCACCGTGTGGTCTTCCCGACCGAGCTGCTGCAGAAGGCGCTCGAGCAGGCCGACGTCGACATGACCGTCAAGTCGATCGTCGCTGCTCCGCGCGAGCAGGACACCGCAGCCAAGCTCGGTGAGGCGCTCGCCACCAAGCGCATGTGGGTCGCCGTCAACGAGGGCAACCCCAACGGGCAGGTCGGCATCGCCGAGGCGCAGACCCCAGACGGCAAGCGGTTCCTGCAGCTGTTCTCGCACCCGCTCGAGGTGCTCGCTCTCGGTCGAGGCGACCGCCCGCTGCCGTTCGAGCCCGAGCAGCTCGCCAAGCTCCTGTCGAGTCACATCGACATGGCAGGTGTCGTCGTCGACCCGGCCGGCCCCACCATGGTGGTCGAGCGAGACGCCCTCACGTCGGTGCTCATCCTGGCCGTCGACCTCGACGCCTGA
- the ligD gene encoding non-homologous end-joining DNA ligase, which yields MASERVTLTVVDPDGEREVVLSSPNKVVWPKVGITKAELAEYFQLVGAPFLEANGNRPVSLERFRDGMGSEGFFSKNPPKGTPDYVDAVTVTYNSGRRHPQIVLNRPSAIVWAAQMNTIVFHPWASLASDPDNPVELRIDLDPQPGTGFSDAIPAAHALREVLREVGLNAFVKTSGNRGLHVFAPIQPTHEFLDVRHAVIAAGRELERRMPEQVTMNWWKEERGERIFIDFNQANRDRTMAGAYSPRALPEATVSTPVHWDELDGLDPQAFTVRSIPKRLAEVGDPWAGKQSAPGRIDTLLEWWERDKEAGLGELPFPPEFPKMPGEPPRVQPSKKVAANWDENGDPVDE from the coding sequence ATGGCCTCAGAACGCGTGACCCTGACCGTCGTCGATCCGGACGGTGAGCGCGAGGTCGTGCTCTCGAGCCCGAACAAGGTCGTGTGGCCGAAGGTCGGCATCACGAAAGCCGAGCTCGCGGAGTACTTCCAGCTCGTCGGCGCGCCCTTCCTCGAGGCGAACGGCAACCGACCGGTCTCTCTCGAGAGGTTCCGCGACGGCATGGGCAGCGAGGGGTTCTTCTCGAAGAACCCGCCCAAGGGCACACCCGACTACGTCGATGCGGTGACGGTCACGTACAACAGCGGCCGGCGGCATCCGCAGATCGTGCTGAACCGGCCGAGCGCGATCGTCTGGGCGGCGCAGATGAACACGATCGTGTTCCACCCGTGGGCGTCTCTCGCCTCCGACCCCGACAACCCCGTCGAGCTGCGGATCGACCTCGATCCTCAGCCTGGCACCGGGTTCTCCGACGCTATCCCGGCCGCGCACGCGCTGCGGGAGGTGCTGCGCGAAGTGGGGCTGAACGCATTCGTGAAAACCAGCGGCAACCGCGGATTGCATGTCTTCGCCCCGATCCAGCCGACGCACGAGTTCCTCGACGTCCGCCACGCGGTGATCGCGGCCGGGCGCGAGCTGGAGAGAAGGATGCCCGAGCAGGTCACGATGAACTGGTGGAAGGAGGAGCGCGGAGAGCGCATCTTCATCGACTTCAACCAGGCGAATCGCGATCGCACGATGGCCGGCGCCTACAGTCCCCGAGCACTCCCCGAGGCGACCGTGTCGACGCCCGTGCACTGGGACGAGCTCGACGGTCTCGACCCCCAGGCGTTCACGGTCCGCAGCATCCCGAAGCGCCTCGCGGAGGTCGGTGACCCGTGGGCGGGGAAGCAGAGTGCGCCGGGCCGCATCGACACCCTGCTCGAATGGTGGGAACGCGACAAGGAGGCGGGGCTCGGCGAGCTGCCGTTCCCGCCCGAGTTCCCCAAAATGCCGGGCGAGCCGCCGCGCGTGCAGCCCAGCAAGAAGGTCGCCGCGAACTGGGACGAGAACGGCGACCCGGTCGACGAGTGA
- a CDS encoding ATP-dependent DNA ligase, with product MRYEIPSPMLAKAAASVPDPAKTTGGLLFEPKWDGFRGLISWDGDTVQIGSRGAKPLTRYFPELIEAIPRVLPGPCLLDGEIVVATGPDGAQRLDWEALSQRIHPAASRVTKLADETPAMFIAFDLLALGDEDLLSAPFAERRERLESLMADVEHPLHITRATRDRDAAVRWLAEFEGAGLDGVVAKPLDQPYAPGKRTLSKIKHARTADVVALGYRIHKSGSGVGSLLVGLYDSDGTLRQVGGVAAWSDVRRRELVDELAPLVERDDAGDAVTGAGERSRFSGSKDVSFVRLRPELVLEVRYDQLEGARFRHTVQFERWRPDRDARSCTYDQLDTVAGYDLADVIA from the coding sequence ATGCGCTACGAGATACCCTCCCCCATGCTGGCGAAAGCGGCAGCCTCCGTGCCCGACCCCGCGAAGACGACGGGTGGGCTGCTGTTCGAGCCGAAGTGGGACGGCTTCCGCGGGCTGATCTCGTGGGACGGGGACACCGTCCAGATCGGATCGCGCGGGGCGAAGCCCCTGACCCGCTACTTCCCCGAGCTCATCGAGGCGATCCCCCGGGTGCTGCCGGGGCCGTGCCTGCTCGACGGCGAGATCGTCGTCGCCACCGGACCCGACGGCGCACAGCGGCTCGACTGGGAGGCACTGAGCCAGCGCATCCACCCCGCGGCATCGCGCGTGACCAAGCTCGCCGACGAGACCCCGGCGATGTTCATCGCCTTCGATCTGCTCGCCCTCGGCGACGAGGATCTGCTGAGCGCGCCGTTCGCCGAACGGCGCGAACGCCTGGAGTCGCTCATGGCCGACGTCGAACATCCGCTGCACATCACCCGCGCGACCCGTGACCGCGACGCCGCGGTGCGCTGGCTCGCGGAGTTCGAGGGGGCAGGTCTCGACGGCGTCGTCGCGAAGCCGCTCGATCAGCCGTACGCCCCGGGCAAGCGCACACTCAGCAAGATCAAGCACGCGCGCACCGCCGACGTCGTGGCCCTCGGATACCGCATCCACAAGTCCGGCTCCGGCGTCGGATCGCTGCTCGTCGGCCTGTACGACTCCGACGGCACGCTGCGCCAGGTCGGCGGTGTCGCGGCATGGAGTGACGTCCGGCGCAGGGAGCTCGTCGACGAGCTCGCGCCGCTCGTCGAACGCGACGACGCAGGCGACGCCGTGACCGGTGCGGGAGAACGCTCACGCTTCAGCGGCTCGAAGGACGTGTCGTTCGTGCGGCTGCGCCCCGAGCTCGTGCTCGAGGTGCGCTACGACCAGCTCGAAGGAGCGCGATTCCGCCACACCGTGCAGTTCGAGCGCTGGCGCCCCGACCGCGACGCACGCTCGTGCACCTATGACCAGCTCGACACCGTCGCCGGTTACGACCTCGCCGACGTCATCGCCTGA